The sequence below is a genomic window from Ctenopharyngodon idella isolate HZGC_01 chromosome 11, HZGC01, whole genome shotgun sequence.
ctcggagcgccaaagtcacatgatttcagcagtttagccatttgataggagatccgagtcactgatttgatttgtaaagctccgaagcagtgttttgaaatcggcccatcactatattgttgaaaagtcgttattttgtttttaatcaaaaatatcttaatttgtgttctgaagatcttacgggtgtagaatgacatgtgggtgagtaataaattattttcatttttgggtgaactaaccctttaactttgcCCAATCTTGTTTATTTCCATAAAGGTGGCTGTTTGAAGGGATCTCCAGGAGAAATGCAGAACAACTTCTTAGGCTGCCTCAAAACTACTCTGGATGTTTTCTAATTCGGGAAAGCCAGTCATGCCCTGGTTAGTGCTCCAAAGGCAATTTATTGCTTGCCATTTtttgtattaataaatatctatTTCTTAACCTTAACAAATGCATTGCTCTTGGTTGTAGGTTCCTACTCACTCTCAATGCGACATGATAGAGACCATATGCACAATGTAAAGCACTACAGAATCCATCAGATCAACAGCGGCTGGTTCTATATCCACAAAAACCGGCCCTTCTCCACTCTCACCCAGCTGGTAGACTATTACTCACGTAAGctcaaatgacaaaaaaaaaaagcttagtATTAATCCTTCCACCCACAAAAGACAGTCCGTTGTATTTCGATGATAATAATTACAAcatttgaatgttaaaataaatcaaagagAATAAATTTCATTAATTTACAGGACCTTTTAATGGAACATGCTGTCAGCTGACTGAACCTTGCTTACTTCATGACTTGAGCACAACTGTAGCACACATACCCTCTCCAAAAGAATTCCAGAGGTCCAGTTTTAACTGGAAAGATTTGTCCAGGTaggttcagtttttatttggaTCACACTTTCCAggcttttaatataatttaggCTAGTAGGATGCTTGCTTTGGTTATGCATAGAAATAACTAATGTTTATCATCAGGTCGATGATTCAAAGGCAGTTAAAGGGAGACGAAGAGACTCTGGTGAGTGAAGGACTGCGAGAGACtctaaatgcatatttttacaTCACAGAGGAGTCGAGCTGTGAGGACTGAGTGACATCCAACAAAGAACA
It includes:
- the sla2a gene encoding src-like-adapter 2, yielding MGCLTSRLWRRSATRLEDTLLTSDGSLGNHMNIAVALCNFPPHRFDEHTIFFGDRLNIISEDDDMMRVRSTSTDTEFFIPHTYVSKVHNRWLFEGISRRNAEQLLRLPQNYSGCFLIRESQSCPGSYSLSMRHDRDHMHNVKHYRIHQINSGWFYIHKNRPFSTLTQLVDYYSRPFNGTCCQLTEPCLLHDLSTTVAHIPSPKEFQRSSFNWKDLSRSMIQRQLKGDEETLVSEGLRETLNAYFYITEESSCED